The following nucleotide sequence is from Toxoplasma gondii ME49 chromosome IV, whole genome shotgun sequence.
TCAGCGTAGCTGAAGTCCGTTTCTGGGTCTCTGTCACCCACCAGCTCTTCAGGAACTTGGGGAAAATCTCTACAAACCTCGTTGTCGAACATCTGTTCACGTCTTTACTGTCTGCGACGCAGTACTCTTCTGCGTATGTCGTCGGCTGGAGAGAACCGTCGCTGCCGCAGTTAATGGTCagtgtgtttttctccgttgaCATCTCCACCTCCACGGGATTCGGATTGCTGCCTTTGCCGTATGCGCAGGTCACAACGTTATTTTctgcaagagaagaagccctCGCTTCCACATTCACCGTGAGTTTGCAGGCAGCCGTTTTGCCGGATTCTGTACCTCTGGCAGCGGAAGTGGCTTGACAACCGACGACGAACGCCTTGTCAGTTAAAGGAAGGTCTTCGTTATGCAGCTCCAACGACCACTTTTGCGACTtgttgctctcttctctctgttcgttcACTTTCCAATTAACAATGCGGTCTGTTTCAAGTAAGTCTTTCAGCGTTACTTCTGTGCCTGCCGAGCCGTTTGCCCCAAACTGGCACACCGTTCCATTTGTTGTCTTCTTGGGATCGCACACGTTCTGCTCAATATTAGTCGGTATCGTAGATATGCTCAGTGCCTGCGTAGCAGAACATTCAAAAGTGGCCGTCATCCTTCCTTTGGACAACGTCAAGCTGCCACTAACTGGGGGGGAATCTTGTGTGGCTGGCGTAAAGAAATCACACTTCGCATCTGAACCCGCTACGGTTAGCCTTGAAGTCACCTCCACTTGTTGCTGCAAAGTCCGATGCAGGAGTCCTTCAAGAAGATTATCAGCAACAGCCTGTCCGCtagagaaaaacacaactCCGCTCATGCAAACTGCCAACAACTGTCGAGCATTGGACCTTAACCCCCCGCGCCGTTGCTGCATGCTGCCCATCATCACCATTTTGTCTGACGCGCGTGCACCGTCCCTCGAGTAGTCGCAGATGAAAACAAAAGGTGAAATAGAAGCAAATGCTTGAAGCAGAAGATCTGTCTAAGGAGTTTGACCTTCACCTCCTCTTTAATGAATTCAGTCTACAGCCATAGACGCCGCAACCCATACCGGAGGTGtagaacgagaagaggccAAAGCGAGGTGATCGCTGCGAAGACGCG
It contains:
- the SRS16C gene encoding SAG-related sequence SRS16C (encoded by transcript TGME49_320180~Gene product name based on ToxoDB Community Expert Annotation.~Signal peptide predicted by SignalP 2.0 HMM (probability 0.906) with cleavage site probability 0.515 at residue 39~Predicted trans-membrane domain (TMHMM2.0):20-39), with translation MVMMGSMQQRRGGLRSNARQLLAVCMSGVVFFSSGQAVADNLLEGLLHRTLQQQVEVTSRLTVAGSDAKCDFFTPATQDSPPVSGSLTLSKGRMTATFECSATQALSISTIPTNIEQNVCDPKKTTNGTVCQFGANGSAGTEVTLKDLLETDRIVNWKVNEQREESNKSQKWSLELHNEDLPLTDKAFVVGCQATSAARGTESGKTAACKLTVNVEARASSLAENNVVTCAYGKGSNPNPVEVEMSTEKNTLTINCGSDGSLQPTTYAEEYCVADSKDVNRCSTTRFVEIFPKFLKSWWVTETQKRTSATLTIPQTDLPEADQQFLVGCVPKKTAPEDPKKDKESGTETGAPTSCTVLVTVKAASSASHASPTVQILAAASSAAAVTGFIVSSLGVGW